Genomic segment of Paenibacillus polymyxa:
CCGTGCATTAGGGTCATTAGCCAGAAAGGCGTCCAATACAGCATCGGATATCTGATCACAGATTTTATCCGGATGGCCTTCTGTTACAGACTCGGACGTGAACAAATGGCGGCCTTTTACAGACATGAATTTCAACCTCCCACAATTAAAATACATGAGGATTTATTAAAAAATCCTGACATGGCAATGGCATTATTCAGATACCTTCAAGCCAACAAATGGCGGGAGATATCTTGTTACCTTATTAATAAAAAATGAACCTTTTCCGGTAGGAAAAGGTTGCGTACAAGCCTCAAATGCCATGATATCCTATTTAAAACAAGGTGTCAATTCATGCAGCCCAATTACAACATTCGAAATTGAGGTAAGTTTACATGCAAATCAATTTTCGATTCACATGTAAATAACCCTAGTTTATACGCTACTATATAATCAAAAACCTAGAAAATTATAGCTATTTACAATGTACCAAATTCAGATAAACTACGTTCAGCAGATTGTATCAGTCGCTTAGTAATTTCACCACCAACTGAACCGTTCTGTCTTGAAGTCAAATCACGCCATGCTACATTTTGGCCCCCCGCAAACTCCCCCAATTCTGCAGC
This window contains:
- a CDS encoding alpha/beta-type small acid-soluble spore protein, which produces MASRGQRRLIPESRARLDDLKYEIAAEFGLPVYNPQYTHIHPNADSEFAAELGEFAGGQNVAWRDLTSRQNGSVGGEITKRLIQSAERSLSEFGTL